Proteins co-encoded in one Pan paniscus chromosome 23, NHGRI_mPanPan1-v2.0_pri, whole genome shotgun sequence genomic window:
- the MB gene encoding myoglobin, which yields MGLSDGEWQLVLNVWGKVEADIPGHGQEVLIRLFKGHPETLEKFDKFKHLKSEDEMKASEDLKKHGATVLTALGGILKKKGHHEAEIKPLAQSHATKHKIPVKYLEFISECIIQVLHSKHPGDFGADAQGAMNKALELFRKDMASNYKELGFQG from the exons ATGGGGCTCAGCGACGGGGAATGGCAGTTGGTGCTGAACGTCTGGGGGAAGGTGGAGGCTGACATCCCAGGCCATGGGCAGGAAGTCCTCATCAG GCTCTTTAAGGGTCACCCAGAGACTCTGGAGAAGTTTGACAAGTTCAAGCACCTGAAGTCAGAGGACGAGATGAAGGCGTCTGAGGACTTAAAGAAGCATGGCGCCACCGTGCTCACTGCCCTGGGTGGCATCCTGAAGAAGAAGGGGCATCATGAGGCAGAGATTAAGCCCCTGGCACAGTCGCATGCCACCAAGCACAAGATCCCTGTGAAGTACCTGGAG TTCATCTCGGAATGCATCATCCAGGTTCTGCACAGCAAGCATCCCGGGGACTTTGGTGCTGATGCCCAGGGGGCCATGAACAAGGCCCTGGAGCTGTTCCGGAAGGACATGGCCTCCAACTACAAGGAGCTGGGCTTCCAGGGCTAG